The sequence GGTCGGCCTGCGTGGCAAGATCGTCATCGACTCACGCGGCATCCCCGCCCAGCGCAACGGCAAGGTCGACAACTACGGCATCTATGACGAGACGCTCCGGCTGCTCGATCTCGCGCTGCGTGACAAGCCGAACGTGATCTTCGACGAACAGGACGGCGTCATCCCTGCCGGCACCCACGACGGCGTCGCCGCGTACGTCGGCTGGTACTCGGTGCGGAAGTATGTGCCGGGCATGAGCTTCCTGCCGGGCGCGGTCGGGTACCACATCGCGAGCTTCGAGATGCTCTCGCTGCGGACCGACACGTTCACCGGTTGGGTGCCTAACTTGCTCGACGCGGGGGTCATCACCACGCTCGGCCCGGTCGCGGAGCCGTACCTCGCGAGCTTTCCGAAAGCGCACGACTTCATGTTGCTCACGCTCACCGGCGAATTGACGATGGGCGAGGTGTACTGGAAGACCAACCCGATGGTGAGCTGGCAGGTCGGGCTCGTCGGGGATCCGCTCTACAAGCCGTTCGCGCTCGCGCCGGTGTTGTCGGCCGACGAGTTGCCGGCACACTTGCAGCCGGTGCTCAGTCGATAGCCCTGGCGGGCACGCCGACGACGGTCTTGCCGGCGGCGGTGTCGCGAATGACCACGGCCCCGGCACCGATCGTCGCCTTCGGGCCGACGTTGAGGCACTGAATCACTTTCGCGCCCATCCCGACGAACGCCTCCTCGCCGACGGTGACCCGGCCGGCCAGGAGGGCACCAGGGGCGATGTGGGCGGCCGTGCCTACATGGCACTCGTGGTCGACGACGGCGTTGGTGTTGACGATGACGCTGTCGGCAAGCGTGGTTTCGGTGCAGATCGTCGCGCCGGCGGCGACGACGACGTTGCGACCGATCGTGGCCGTGGGGGACGTGTGCGCCGATGGGTGGACGGCATTGACCAAATCGAGCCCGGCGTCGAGGGCTTCCTCGGCGTAGGTGCGGCGGACGTGGTTACCCCCGATCGCCACGATGCAACCGACGACGCCGTTGTTCGCCAGTTTGGGCAGGGCTCGAATGTCGCCAAGTATCGGCAAACCTGCAACGTTGCGCGCCCGTTCATCGGCATCAACGAATCCGACCGGCCGATATCGGCCCGCGGCACGCACAATGTCGAGCACGACCTTGCCGTGACCGCCGGCCCCAACGATCACGATTTGCGGCAGTTCGGCCATGTCCCTGGTATCGGCCGACAACACCCCTTGCGGTCAGCGCGCGACCGGATAGCTTGGACGCATGCTCGAAGTACTTGAACAGCGTCGGCTCCTCGCCGTTACGCCGTTGGCCCTGGGCGGGGCGGGATTCGACGGCGACCCGATCATCGCTGACAGCGGTGACGGCGGGACGATCGTCGCCGGGCTTTTCTCCGGCACCACGGACTTCGCCCCCGGCCCCGACCAAGAGTTTCTCACCGCGCTGGGCGACACCGACATCTTCGTGGCCAAGTACGACGCCGACGGTGATCTCGTCTGGGTCAGCCAGTTCGGCGGCGGCAATACCGAGCGGGAGTTCGAGACGCAGGCCCGCCGTGATCAAGTCGTTGCACCGGTCCGCATCGGCCTGTCGGCGCTGCGTGTGGGAGCGTCGCCGATCGAAGCGGGCGAGTACATTTCGGACATCGCCGTTGATGATGACGGAAACATCTTCGCCGTCGGCGCTTTCGTGGGGACGGGCCTCTACGGCGAGATGAATCTCTCTTCGGCGCGCGGTGATTTCTACGACGCGCTGATGCTCAAGATCGACACCGATGGCAATCTCATCTTCGCCCGGGAGTTCGGCGGTGAGTTCGACGACGCGGCGCTAACGGTCGGGCTCGATCCGCGGGGCAACCCGTATGTCGGCGGGTACTTCAGTCGGATCGCCGACTTCAATCCCAACGGCGGCTCGAACCCTTCCACGCTTCGTGACGGCAGTGGGCCGACGTTCGAACTCACGGCGCAAGGACGCGACGACGCGTTCGTCGCGCTTTTCAGTGCCGGCGCGGGCAACCTCGTGCGGGTCGGTCAGTTCGGCGGCGGGGCCACCGCCACGAACTTGCGCGACGCGGTCAACGACATCGCCGTCGACGAGATCGGCAACGTCTACGCTGGCGGCACTTTCGCGGGACGCGCCGACTTTAACCCGACGCC is a genomic window of Planctomycetota bacterium containing:
- a CDS encoding acetyltransferase, encoding MAELPQIVIVGAGGHGKVVLDIVRAAGRYRPVGFVDADERARNVAGLPILGDIRALPKLANNGVVGCIVAIGGNHVRRTYAEEALDAGLDLVNAVHPSAHTSPTATIGRNVVVAAGATICTETTLADSVIVNTNAVVDHECHVGTAAHIAPGALLAGRVTVGEEAFVGMGAKVIQCLNVGPKATIGAGAVVIRDTAAGKTVVGVPARAID